The window AGAAGTTAAGCCCGCCAGAGCCGATGGTACTGCAGTAAAATGTGGGAGAGTAGGTCGGTGCCAAATCTTATCGTCCAGGCGACGTTAAACTTAAACCCTTCATCTATAAGATGAGGGGTTTTTTGTTATATGCACTTTTCACATCCCTCCCTTTCGTATCTCACCATAAATTGGTAATATCGTAACAAACTGCAGGCCTGCACGCTCTAAACCATATGTATATCAAAAAAGGATTAACCTTATTGCTGCTGCTATTTTTGTGCGTGCCTTTAAAGGTTTGCGCGCAATTTATTGACTGGGATGCCCACCGGCCCCTCACCTGGGCCGATTTTGAAGGAAAGTTTGATAAGGCCAACCCGTTTGATTCGTACACCCTGGCCAATGTTAGTTACACCTACCACTGGCAAAAAGGCGACAGGTTGTTATCCTACCAATTCAAGATAAAGAATGTGCTGCTTAAAGATTCATCGTGGGTGCGCAAAAATAAGGAGACGCCTGCGCTGCTAAAGCACGAGCAACTGCATTTTGATATTGCCGAACTGTATGCCCGCAAGCTGCTATTGGCTTTTAACGCTAAAATTTACACCGCTAACTACGATCAGGAGATAAAAAATATTTATGCACGGATACTAAAAGATACGCGCGATATGCAGGCCCGGTACGATTTGGAAACCGATCACTCAAAAAATAAGGCGGAGCAGGCACAGTAGGAAAGCTATATGGCTGCCCAGCTTCAACAGACCCCGCCTTATCATTAACGCCCATACCCGCTATACTAACGCTAAGCGCGGCGACACCAACAAGGCGCGACTAACTAAACTTGTGGGCCAGGTTATAAGCTCTGCCCTTAATAGGTTTGCTGGGGCGATATGGTTTGTTTAACCGCGTTTACCGCATCCTCTACAGCATGGCTGGCGTACGACTGCACATCCTTAACAATATCGGGCGGGTTATCCATAAAGTCGCTTAAAATGGACGAGCCGTCCTCGCGTTTTTTGGT of the Mucilaginibacter boryungensis genome contains:
- a CDS encoding DUF922 domain-containing protein, with protein sequence MYIKKGLTLLLLLFLCVPLKVCAQFIDWDAHRPLTWADFEGKFDKANPFDSYTLANVSYTYHWQKGDRLLSYQFKIKNVLLKDSSWVRKNKETPALLKHEQLHFDIAELYARKLLLAFNAKIYTANYDQEIKNIYARILKDTRDMQARYDLETDHSKNKAEQAQ
- a CDS encoding YtxH domain-containing protein, with protein sequence MGFIKTFVLGAAVAYGIQYITKKREDGSSILSDFMDNPPDIVKDVQSYASHAVEDAVNAVKQTISPQQTY